One Vicia villosa cultivar HV-30 ecotype Madison, WI linkage group LG5, Vvil1.0, whole genome shotgun sequence genomic window, ggcaagtcgagttggtgtccattgctctgatacgtagcactcgggggggggggggtttagtcgttattatatgattattgtattccatgatgacatttgtgttaagttgaattgaaaggtgtttataagtttaagttgtaagtggtgaataaagttttgttccgaatgctatgtatctttattaaatgcaatataagtatgtttgtttggttaagtcgaattgtgacatcccatcgtttgatgaatattattaaatgcactctgattttcgcttataattacggggtagatttggggtgttacaccttgCGAGACTAGGTTTAGTCAGTATTCTCTAGAAGACTTTGGTTGTGGTCATAGTGGATTGACAATAAGGATCGACTGACTTGTTGGGGTTGTTAACAAGGTTGATCAAATTTATTGCGGTTGTTTGAAGCTTGACAATAATGATCGACGAATTTGTTGAGGTTATCAACAAGGTTAATCAGACTTACCGTGGTTGTCTGTGGCTTGGAAATAAGAATCTACGAATTTGTTGAGCTTCCCATCAAGGTTGATAAGACTTATTGTGGTTGTCTGTGATCGGTTGATTATACTGGATTAAGTTCTTGTGGATAAGGCAAATCACCTAGCGTGGTGAACTGGAGTAACTTAGTTaatagtgaaccaggataaaaataattatgttcGTTTATTTTTATTCACCTGTTAGATTTGTGTTTGAGTTataaaaagattatatttggtgcaacccaattcaaaccccccatttcttgtgtttctcgcacCTTCAATTGGAATGAGAAGTCCGATTTTGGTATTGATTattatcaaacacttaaccgtgtcagataAAGATCCAGACAAGTTTTAGAAACACTATGGTTGATCctacaccaccaccaccacctgcTCTAGTTTCAAATGATAACTACAATTTTAAACCTCCtatctttgatggtgaaaaattTGAATATCGGAAAGACAGACTATAAAGTTGGTGAAAAGTTAAAATGATAACTACAATTCTAAACCTCCTATCTTCAaatgatatacacacgattaaactccaaccagttcatacccAAAATTACATCAAGTTGCTTTAACAGAAGGCAAACTAAATCAATTctgaaatctctaccaaagatactcaacggacaattcaaacacacaaaagaagttgacagagaacccatagcaggtgtatcaataatcatacttcTACACATGTCATACAACATAAGATTCAACCtcctagcacaatccaaagaaatgaaagaatgtgtttccccgatatcaataatagcaatcaaaggtgtaccattaataaagcatgtaccttggattagcctattATCAACAAtggtctcagcaccagacaatgcaaacacttttcctttcgcctgctccttctttggtttgtcacacttggtactaatgcgcccttgctcaccacaattgtagcaagtcacaccaGAACCAACTTTATAATCTACAACTTTGTGACCTAGCAtgtcacacttgaaacacttAACAATTTTTTGTTGCATTCATTAGCACGATGTCCTTCgacaccacacttgaagcacttaaccggagctctagatccCCCCCCACTTGGCTTTCCGCCATAACCATATTTCTTATTCTTATCATCGTACGGTTTTCCACGGTATTGACCTTTCCCTTTTCCATCATTCGAagccttgtagtgagaagcactctccctactatctTCGTCATAAATAtgactcttgttaaccaactctAAAAAATGAGTAATATGTTGGTAACCGATAGCCTTCTTAATGTCATGCCTCAAACCGttcacaaatttcaaacactttgACCTCTCAACATTCATAGTATTGTAATGGGGACAATACTTGATCAACTCTTGGAATTTTGCAGCATACTCCGCCACAGTTCCATTCCCTTTCTTCAATCCAAGAAATTCCATCTCTTTCTTCCCGCGACAATCTTCCAGAAAATAGTCTCTCAATATTCATAGTATTGTAATGGGGACAATACTTGATCAACTCTTGGAATTTTGCAACACACTCTGCCACAGTTCTATTCCCTTTCTTCAATCCAAGAAATTCCATCTCTTTCTTCCCACGACAATCTTCCAGAAAATAGTTCTCCAAGAATGCATCGCGAAAAAGATCCCAAGTAATCTAAATACCCTCTTCTTCAAACCTCTGAGCAGTGTTAAcccaccaatcctcagcttcTTTCTtgagcatgtgagtaccaaactgcactttATGCGCGTCCATACAATTAATAACCCGAAATATCTTCTCAACCACCTTCAACTAAGCTTGTGCCTTATCAGGTTCACGCTCTTCCTCAAAGATAGGTAGGTTGTTCCTCTAGAACTTCCCCAAAGCACGAAACTTATCATCTTTACCATTCCGATTACCGACATTCACTTGAGGAATCTGACTAGAGATCtagccaacatcctcaatgcatTAGTAATGGCATCATCGTTCCTTCCAGCAACCATCTTCCTAATACAACCAACAACTAAAACAGACAAAacagtattgatcgtgtcagatacacaaatcaatATAACGGGAATAAAAGACATTAATGACCTTGACCAACTAGTCGACTAGGCTCTGAGGCCACTAATGTAACTCCCCTATTCTAAACCCTAAATATAACAATTATTCACAGATTATTAGCATACATAAAATAAAAAGGGAATCACATGTTGTTTTCACCGTAATGAAAACTCAAAACAACCATACCAAACATGCACTAATCATCTTGTAACACAAATTTAtacttcatgctttcataaaattatGCACATCGCAcgcggaataataaacataaagaaATTTAATGAATATATCCATACTATATTCACCTACTAattcaaaataacataaaaaaatatgcTATTTGAAATTCCAAATTTCTAGACaacatagccttaaacaacatatccaaatTATCAAGTCAAATACAAAAAAGATAGCAATATTTAAACATAAGCACAAGTTCAAATAAaatcccccaagtgttacatgatcagagcatatgactcgctacctaatcaaacaacaaactcagaagctcctcggctaaatcctcggacaagctcactactcgtcagaacctgcacgatgtcacaatgaacatcattcaaacaaaagggtgagaattcaaatcattataaataaacatgataatgggaaatgtaaaacaaaacAATGTTACATTTCACTAATTCACCACTCTTCACATGAACATGCATCTTATTCGCTACATCAAgattcacatatccacacatatacatgtatcattaatacatatacaTTCACATCTATGACATATACGTTTCAGACACATATATCGCATCAAcaccacaacaacaattcatgTTAAGTGGATTATCACACATAATACAAAGTCCAATTATCACACAAGCAATTCACATCAATTCAAATAGTCACATAACACACAATGCAATTTGAAATGCGATTAATGTGAATCATGCACGTGGTACCATGTGAGTATCAAGCTCACCGCTCCCGGTCGAAATAACCAGAGCTACGCTtctgatccggacaagaccaaagccacaattgtgaacccaaagtttcaccgcttatgtttcaaagccaaccatgaatgcatgtacaattatcaccaaacatatgcaattaagatcatcatACAATCTTAACATACCACAATAATTCACACAATGAATCATCCACTAATTGTATACAACACACATATCAAATAACAATCACAACAATGCACAACAACTAGCATATATTTAATCACGCTCATCAGGAATATCATACCACATATCATGTTAACAATTAATCAAAACTCGTATTAATTAATCATAAAGCAATAGCATGCAATCCTAAAGgccaaatcaagaaaataaaatattcatttccAAGCTACAGGCCGCGCTATGCGCCCTGCCTCCCCGCTACGCGCGCTTACTCAGAACCTCCGACGCTAAGCACCCTTAAACCCACACGACGCGTGATATGTTCTGTCAAAAGGGTCTGCGCAGATTCAACAGCGCGCTACACCGCGAGACGCGCCCTCTGCATTTTCTGTAGAATTTTCTCTGCGATGACAGCAACCCATTTTTACCCATTTTCAACCCAAAATATTCCCAGTCCAAAATTTATTACGAAATTCATGTTTATATCACATATACAATGCATAGACATCAAATCATAACACTAAGGTAATTTCATGGATTCTCTTAACATCTCAAAGTTAgggtttcaccaaaatcaacatccATACCTTATTTTCACAAGTTGTTCACATACCCACTCATAAATCAAGTATAGAATCATCATCATAAGGTAGGTTTTCACATCATTTATGGATTAACATACAATTTCATCCAAAACTCAATAAATAGTAAAATCTCAATCCTAAATCATGCAATTACTAACCCAAACATACATTAGTAATCCTCCTTattcaagaatctacaatcctcttctctttctcttcgtGCTCTCCTCTTCTCTAgccttttctttctattttgttCTAAATTAGGTTTTACTCTCATAACCTTTAATAACTCTTTTATTATATTAGGCTTAACCCACTGATTATTACCCACTAACTGTTCTTCTTAATTAACTAGGCCAAATTGAATTATTACATTATCCAACTAATAATTCCCAAAAGCATAATTaacatctaattaattaaattacacagatatttcaattatcacacaaaacaatgatcaaataattaaactaataataaattaaatatttaaataaataaaaaaatcggaATTTTACACTCTCTATTTTTATGCTTTCATTTTATAAAGCAATTTTCTATGGGGTGGTTTGGCGGAGAGGAGGAAaattcattgggtgagttggggGGACATGTGCCTCCCGATCAATAATGGCGGTCTCGGAATCAAAAGGATCGACGATTTTAATGTGTCACTTCTCCAAAAATGGAGGTGGAGGATTTTGGTTGAATTTGACGGTTTGTGGTATAAGGTTCTAAAGTCCCGTTATGGTGATGTTAACTTGAAGATGGTGAATGTTTGTGGTTACCAAAAAAAGCGAGGTAAATCTTCAAAATGGTGGAGCGATTTAACCAAAATTGTAATTAAAGACTCTAAGTGTTTATTTGCGAACAACTGTCTTTTTCTTTTAAGTAATGGTTTCTCTACTTCATTTTGGCATTGCAAATGGGTGGGGGATTCTTGCTTTAGAGACCGGTTCCTGCTGCTTTTTTCTCTTTTAGTTTTGAAGGATGATGTTGTGGCCTGTATGAGAGGATGGTCTGGAGGTGTGTGGAAGTGGGGGAGTTTCGGATTGCTTGGTGCTGTGAGGCAGAGGGCTGTCGTAGAATCCCAACAGGAATTTCTGCCTTCGATTCAGCAGGTAGCAGTGCACTAGCTGTAACGcctgtatttaattaattatttaattaaatatttttgaattattttcgaATTAATTGTCGAAGTTGTGAATTGTTGTGAAATGTCGATTTAAGTTGTCATTTGttagttgatttaattggttaattaatatTTGCCATTATTTGTGAGAATAATTGTAAGAATTATTATGGGCTTATTTAATTATTGGTGATAGTAAAGGTGGGGTGTGAAAATTAAGCCCAATGGAATTATTAAGAATAATAGAATTATTTGGTTAAGTGGAATAAAAGAAATTAGGTTACCAGTAAAAGAGGATAAAGGTTTTGGAGATTCTTTAGAGAGTACGTAGAAGTGCAAAGTTGCAGAAGAGGAAAAGAGATAAGAGGCCAAGGTTGAAAGCTATGGCAGAAGCTAGTTTTAATCGGTGGAATAGAGCGGTCTCCAATCGAAGGTAAGGATGTGGTTCTAACTATATAATAGGGTATATGACAAATGGTATGTGGGATTTAGGTTGTTAAAATTATTTCTTCTGTTTTGTGTTTGATTGTTGTGGTTGATCCTGAGAATTGGTTATCGTTGGTGAATTAGTTGTTGAAAACTTGTTccaagaatatgaaacagaactcgaaagacttgaaacgcatgaaattcaaataaaagctTCAAAAGACATTGCCTTAAAGACAAGAGTCAAACATCATGATaacaatcaagaggatgaatccactagtgaagaagataatgagtttatcaaaaagtttgaaaaatttctaagaaaagaaaggaaaaaggagatcattaaagaggaagcaccaacaaggaaggttaaatgctttgaatgtggagaaaaaggacatgtcaaaagtgaatacCCTACActtaaaaagaagaataaatacttcaagagaaataaggataaaaaaacaaagaaagcatATATAGTATGAGAAGACAATGAAGTAAGTTCATCATCCGATTCCAAAAGCAAAGAATATACAAATCTGGCATTGATGGCTTCACACCATTatgatgatgaagacaatgaggttagtaacAAATTTACTATCTATGAAAATGATGCACAAGGTGCTATAGatgaattgttaaatgaatgcaaaaaattatataaaactatAGCATCTCAAGAGAAACAAATCTTGTCCTTAGAAGATAAAGTAGAAATAATTGAAAAGGAACTCaaggatgaaaaacaaaagatgattaatgatcaaaaagaaaaacttgtgtgtaagaattgtgaatcattgtcttttcaaattgttcaattaaagagagtccttgaaagatatgaaaaaggacaaattggatTAGAAGGTGCTCTTAGTAATCAAAGATATTCAAATGATAAAAGTGGGCTTGGATATTCCAAATTCTGTAAACCTAGTTCTAATAAAACCACCTTTGTTAAAGCTAGTAATCAAACATCTCAGGTAAAAGAAGACAAACCTAAAGAGGTTCATCATCATCCCAAAAGAAAGATATTTGTTAAAAAGAAATCATATCCTCCAatatatagaagtaactttgtgcctacttgtttttattgtggtattagtGGACATACACCTAATGCTTGTTATGTTAGAAATTTTAGTGTGACAAGTggtcattatgtgtgggttaagaaaggaactaactatgatggacccaaaatACATt contains:
- the LOC131604362 gene encoding uncharacterized protein LOC131604362, with product MDAHKVQFGTHMLKKEAEDWWVNTAQRFEEEDCRGKKEMEFLGLKKGNGTVAEYAAKFQELIKYCPHYNTMNVERSKCLKFVNGLRHDIKKAIGYQHITHFLELVNKSHIYDEDSRESASHYKASNDGKGKGQYRGKPYDDKNKKYGYGGKPSGGGSRAPVKCFKCGVEGHRANECNKKLLSVSSVTC